A portion of the Corynebacterium ammoniagenes DSM 20306 genome contains these proteins:
- the cobA gene encoding uroporphyrinogen-III C-methyltransferase — protein MSLSANSSHLPRPVTLIGGGPGAWDLITVRGMHALQDADVILTDHLGPAPELDKLCDVDNKEIIDVSKLPYKKSVSQERINELLISHARAGKTVARLKGGDPFVFGRGFEEVQALAEAGIATEIIPGVTSAVSVPASAGIPVTQRGIVHAFTVVSGHLPPGHEKSLVDWTALAQSGATLSIIMGVRNAGAIADALLAGGLAGTTPAAIIENGTLEEERVINTTLAQLGQKTAEANIVPPAVFVIGDVAGLS, from the coding sequence ATGAGTCTTTCAGCAAATTCTTCGCATTTACCCCGCCCAGTGACCTTGATTGGCGGCGGCCCAGGCGCCTGGGATTTAATCACTGTGCGCGGCATGCATGCCTTGCAGGACGCTGATGTGATTCTCACGGATCATCTGGGTCCGGCGCCAGAATTGGACAAGCTCTGCGATGTGGACAATAAAGAAATTATTGACGTGTCCAAGCTGCCTTATAAAAAATCGGTGTCGCAAGAACGCATTAATGAGTTGCTGATTTCCCACGCGCGCGCGGGAAAGACTGTTGCGCGCCTCAAGGGTGGAGATCCTTTTGTTTTCGGCCGCGGTTTTGAAGAAGTTCAAGCTTTGGCCGAAGCAGGCATTGCCACGGAAATCATCCCAGGCGTGACCTCCGCAGTGTCCGTGCCAGCTAGCGCTGGTATCCCCGTTACCCAGCGCGGAATCGTGCACGCCTTTACGGTGGTCTCCGGGCACTTGCCACCCGGCCATGAAAAAAGCTTGGTTGATTGGACAGCCCTAGCGCAGTCGGGCGCGACCTTGAGCATCATTATGGGCGTGCGCAATGCCGGCGCTATCGCCGATGCCCTTCTCGCAGGAGGCCTGGCCGGCACCACCCCGGCGGCAATTATTGAAAACGGCACCTTAGAAGAAGAGCGCGTTATCAACACCACGCTGGCCCAGCTAGGGCAAAAGACTGCCGAGGCCAATATTGTGCCTCCAGCAGTCTTCGTAATTGGTGATGTCGCGGGCTTGAGCTAG